From the genome of Geothrix sp. 21YS21S-4, one region includes:
- the fliM gene encoding flagellar motor switch protein FliM, translated as MAKILSQEEVDALLKSHTRSGPKSGGGSGGERGGAPSQAKKAQAQRKVTLYNFRRPDRVSREQMRSLHFMHDRFARNFSSSLSAYLRTITEVNLVSVEQLSYQEFLLSVPDPTCFNAISIKPLEGALALEVNPTLVFPIIDKMLGGPGEPLKQLRTMTDIEQSIFDGVLKLVLEDLREAWRGIVDLDFRIQARETSPQLIQIVAPNEVVLLVVFEVKMGPVSGMINLAIPSIILEPISSKFDQEMFTGYKKSSTFEEARLLMASLKRCSMEAAAEIRGTNLRMEEILQLKPGDLIPLTKRFDAELDLCVDGIPRFMGLVALNPNGKRVFQVTATRSEG; from the coding sequence GTGGCCAAGATCCTGAGCCAAGAAGAAGTCGATGCGCTACTTAAGTCCCATACCCGGTCCGGTCCGAAGAGCGGCGGCGGGTCGGGAGGGGAGCGCGGAGGCGCGCCATCCCAGGCAAAAAAGGCCCAGGCCCAGCGCAAAGTCACCCTCTACAACTTCCGCCGCCCGGACCGGGTGAGCCGGGAGCAGATGCGGTCGCTCCACTTCATGCACGACCGCTTCGCCCGGAACTTCTCCAGTTCCCTCAGCGCCTACCTCCGGACCATCACGGAAGTGAACCTGGTGAGCGTCGAGCAGCTCAGCTACCAGGAATTCCTGCTGTCGGTACCCGATCCCACCTGCTTCAACGCCATCTCCATCAAGCCCCTGGAAGGCGCCCTGGCGCTGGAGGTGAACCCCACCCTGGTATTCCCCATCATCGACAAGATGCTGGGCGGACCCGGCGAGCCGCTGAAGCAGCTCCGCACCATGACCGACATCGAGCAGAGCATCTTCGACGGCGTCCTCAAGCTCGTCCTGGAGGACCTGCGCGAGGCCTGGCGCGGCATCGTGGACCTGGATTTCCGGATCCAGGCCCGGGAGACCAGCCCCCAGCTCATCCAGATCGTGGCGCCCAACGAGGTGGTCCTGCTGGTGGTCTTCGAGGTGAAGATGGGCCCCGTGAGCGGGATGATCAACCTCGCCATCCCGAGCATCATCCTCGAACCCATCTCCAGCAAGTTCGACCAGGAGATGTTCACGGGCTACAAGAAGTCCTCCACCTTCGAGGAGGCGCGCCTGCTGATGGCCAGCCTCAAGCGGTGCTCCATGGAGGCCGCCGCCGAGATCCGCGGCACGAACCTCCGGATGGAGGAGATCCTCCAGCTCAAGCCGGGCGACCTGATCCCCCTCACCAAGCGGTTCGACGCGGAACTGGATCTGTGCGTGGACGGGATCCCGCGCTTCATGGGGCTGGTGGCCCTGAATCCCAACGGAAAACGCGTCTTCCAAGTGACCGCCACCCGATCGGAGGGATGA
- a CDS encoding FliA/WhiG family RNA polymerase sigma factor, producing the protein MSFPPDPSAVPLPPRGPEGVRGVESAPAALRPWAALAAAKAYGKGTPVAPAAAAPPASGETDPPEVFDRENREQLIKDYVPLVKFVAHRVASRLPSHVELDDLINSGILGLMDAIEKFEPARNIKFKTYAELRVKGAILDGLRDLDWVPRSLRRKKKDIENAYHLLEQQLGRAATDEEVAVHLGVPLEELHKNLDELKGVTLGTFVEVGEDGEGESLISFVPDPDAEDPHQTFQATEIKDILRTAMDVLPKKEKFVVQLYYFDELTMKEIGTLLNITESRVSQLHTKAMLRLRGKLLEKHIEG; encoded by the coding sequence ATGTCTTTCCCGCCGGATCCGTCCGCCGTGCCCCTCCCGCCCCGCGGGCCCGAGGGCGTGCGCGGCGTGGAATCCGCGCCCGCCGCCCTCCGCCCCTGGGCGGCCCTGGCGGCGGCCAAGGCCTATGGGAAAGGAACGCCCGTAGCACCTGCGGCTGCCGCTCCTCCGGCCTCCGGGGAGACGGATCCTCCCGAAGTCTTCGACCGGGAGAACCGCGAGCAGCTCATCAAGGACTACGTCCCCCTGGTGAAGTTCGTGGCCCATCGCGTGGCCTCGCGCCTGCCCTCCCACGTGGAGCTGGACGACCTCATCAACAGCGGCATCCTCGGCCTGATGGACGCCATCGAGAAGTTCGAGCCGGCCCGCAACATCAAGTTCAAGACCTACGCCGAACTCCGCGTGAAGGGCGCCATCCTCGACGGGCTGCGCGACCTCGACTGGGTTCCCCGCAGCCTGCGCCGCAAGAAGAAGGACATCGAGAACGCCTACCATCTCCTGGAGCAGCAGCTGGGCCGGGCCGCCACGGACGAGGAGGTCGCGGTCCATCTGGGCGTGCCCCTGGAGGAGCTGCACAAGAACCTGGACGAGTTGAAGGGCGTCACCCTCGGCACCTTTGTGGAGGTCGGCGAGGACGGCGAAGGGGAAAGCCTCATCAGCTTCGTCCCCGATCCCGACGCGGAGGATCCCCACCAGACGTTCCAGGCCACGGAGATCAAGGACATCCTGCGGACGGCCATGGACGTGCTCCCCAAGAAGGAGAAGTTCGTCGTGCAGCTCTACTACTTCGACGAGCTGACCATGAAGGAAATCGGGACCCTGCTGAACATCACCGAGTCCCGGGTATCCCAATTGCATACGAAGGCCATGCTGCGCCTCCGGGGAAAACTTCTGGAGAAGCACATCGAAGGGTGA
- a CDS encoding MinD/ParA family protein, with translation MSSDQASRLRSLAQKQRPEAPLFSARVLAITSGKGGVGKTNVVAGLALSLAQKGQRVVVMDADFGLANLDILLGLSPKYTLEHVLRGEKVLEEILLDGPLGVRIIPASSGIQELTRLDTMSELRLVQGLQRVAETADWLLIDTAAGIHDSVIKLLMAAQEVILVTTPEPTSLVDAYAMVKVLHLRDASKPLWLLVNNGQSADEAQETIEQLQAATERFLGKQLRVLGMVPSDPHILQAVRQQRGVVDLFPRSPSAQAFQTLARQLQGQVSLQPDGFAAFWRQLASDESAL, from the coding sequence ATGAGCAGCGACCAGGCATCCCGGCTCCGCAGCCTCGCCCAGAAGCAGCGCCCCGAAGCGCCCCTCTTCTCCGCCCGGGTCCTCGCCATCACCTCCGGCAAGGGCGGCGTGGGCAAGACCAACGTCGTCGCCGGCCTGGCCCTGTCGCTCGCCCAGAAGGGCCAGCGCGTGGTGGTCATGGACGCGGACTTCGGCCTCGCCAACCTGGACATCCTCCTGGGCCTGTCGCCGAAGTACACGCTCGAGCACGTCCTCCGCGGAGAGAAGGTGCTGGAGGAGATCCTTCTCGACGGCCCGCTGGGGGTGCGGATCATTCCCGCCAGCAGCGGGATCCAGGAACTCACTCGCCTCGACACGATGAGCGAACTGCGGCTGGTCCAGGGTCTCCAGCGGGTGGCGGAAACCGCCGACTGGCTGCTGATCGACACCGCCGCGGGGATCCACGATTCCGTCATCAAGCTCCTGATGGCGGCGCAGGAAGTGATTCTGGTGACGACCCCCGAGCCCACCAGCCTGGTGGACGCCTACGCCATGGTGAAGGTCCTGCACCTCCGCGACGCGTCGAAGCCGCTGTGGCTCCTGGTGAACAACGGCCAGAGCGCGGACGAGGCGCAGGAGACCATCGAGCAGCTCCAGGCCGCCACCGAGCGGTTCCTGGGGAAGCAGCTCCGCGTGCTGGGCATGGTCCCTTCCGATCCCCACATCCTGCAGGCGGTGCGCCAGCAGCGGGGCGTGGTGGACCTCTTCCCGCGCAGTCCGTCCGCCCAGGCCTTCCAGACCCTGGCACGCCAGCTGCAAGGGCAGGTTTCCTTGCAGCCCGATGGCTTTGCGGCATTCTGGAGGCAGCTCGCTTCGGATGAATCCGCCCTCTAA